CTGCCCCTACTGCGGCAAACACGCACGCGGTGACGAATGCGACCAGGGCTGCGGCAGACACCTGGAACCCGGAGAAATCCTCGACCCCGTCTGTGCCACCTGCGGAACCAAAGCCGAACTCCGCGAACAGAAACACTACTACTTCAAACTCAGCGAATTCCGCGACTACCTCCTTGCCTACCTCCCGACCCTCGGCGGAACCATCAACGCCCGGAACTACGCCATCGGCTGGGTTGAAAACGAACTCAAAGACTGGTGCATCACCCGGATGATGGACTGGGGCGTCGCATTCCCCGGCAAAGACGCAGAAGGCCTTGTCACCTACGTCTGGGTGGACGCCCCGATCGGCTACATCGCCTTCACCGAAGAATGGGCCAAAGCCGCAGGCAGCAGCTGGCAGAAATACTGGTGCGACGGCGACCGCGTACACTTCATCGGCTCTGACATCATCTACCACCACTGCGTATTCTGGCCCGCAATGCTCCACGGCGCAGGCTACCAGCCCCCGTCCGCCGTCGTCGCAAGCGGCATGGTCACCATCGACGGCCAGAAATTCTCCAAATCGCGCGGCTACGTAGTCTGGACCAAAGAAGACTACCTCGACAAAGGCCTCCCGGCAGACTACCTGCGCTACTACCTGCTCGCCTACACCAGCCACACCCGCGAACTCGACTTCTCCTGGAAAGAGTTCCAGGCCCGCATCAACAACGAACTCGTCAACACCTTCGGCAACTTTGCCAACCGCAGCATGACCCTCGTCTGGACAAAACTCGGCGGCGTCCCCGAAGTTGCCGCAGAACAGGAGATCTTCGACGAAATCGCAAAGACCCTGCACTCCGTCGAAGCATCGGTGAGATCCTTTGAGTTCAAAGCCGCAGTCGACGGCATCCTGCTTCTCGCAGGCTACGGCAACAGCTACATCTCCAACGCCGCCCCCTGGAAACTGATCAAGGAAGACCCTGCCAAAGCAGCCCAGGTCCTGAAGAACTGCCTGCAGATCGTCAAAGCCTGCGCCCTCCTCCTCCAGCCGGCAATGCCCGAATCTGCCCAGAAACTCTGGGGAATGCTCGGTTACACGGACAAGATCGAAGACCACTCGATACAGGACGCACTCGTCCCCTTCGAAAACACAACACTCGGCGAAGTAAAACCGCTGTTTGCCAGAATCGAAGACAAACAGCGCGAAGAACTTGAAGCAACCCTGGCAAAACGCGCCATCGAAGCACAAAATAAAGCTGCAGGAAAAACTACCATGGAAGCAGAAATTGATCCATTCTTAGAAGACATAGTAACAATCGACGACGTAACAAAACTGGACCTCCGCGTAGGTCTCGTCGTAAAAGCAGAAAAAGTCCCCAAGACCGAAAAACTTCTGCGGTTACAGGTGGACGTCGGCAAAGAAGTCCGTCAGATCATCTCCAGTATTGCACTGGACTACACGCCCGAAGAAATGGTCGGCAAAAAAATTGTCGTCATCGTCAACCTCAAACCCGCAAAATTCCGGGGCGAAGAAAGCAACGGCATGCTGTTCGCCGCAGGTGAACCCGCCTCACTCCTGATCCCGCTGCGGGACGTCGCGCCGGGAACAAGAGTCCACTAAAATTTTTTGTGGCATCACACCACTAAATTTTTCTTCTTTTTTCTGTGTGTTCCGTGTATCCTCCAGGTAACAGCCACACAAAAAACGAACCCGCCGGCATTTTCCGGAAAAAAACGCATGCGGCAAAAAAGAGTTAGATCAGACCGGACAGATCCATCTCAAACGCCGCGACCGGATGTTCAAGACCGAACGCCGTCAGCACATCGGGACTGATCTCCCCAAACACCCCGACCTTCTTTCCCGCAACATACACATCACCGCGTCTGCCGTCAAGGAACGCCGGATCTTCCGACTCCCGGACCTCATACGACAGAGCCGCCATCCGGCAGAACGCATCGACAACCGCATAAACCTCGGAAAAGTCAGCCGCCGTGTGGATGGAAGCCGCCGCCATCTTCGGATACGTCACCAGATTCTCCACCACATCACCGCAGGCAAAAATTCTCTGCGGCAGCTCGCGTGACCGGTTAATGGACAGCGACTCCATCAGCATCGGCAGAATATCCGTCCGGATAATTGTCTGATCCTCACTGATCGGATGCAGCACATGAAGCGCCGCAGGATTCTCCGGACGGTGCATCATCGCATACGACACCTTCTCACTCGTCAGCGTAAACGGTGTATTCTCAATATAGGACATACCGACCATAATTCCGCGCACAAGATGATACACCTCCTGCACAGGATGCGGCTTACCGACCGTAAACGTCGGCGGCAGGCCTGCCGGAATCTTATCATAGCCGTAGGCGATTGCCACATCCTCATAGATATCATGATCATGCATAATATCTGCACGATAACAGGGAATCGTCACGCGGACCCGATCCGCATCCAGAACCTCCGCGCCGAACCGCATACGCTCAAGAAGGGCCTTCATCTCCTCCGCGGTGATCGCAATGCCCACCAGGGCATTGCATGCCGCAACTGAAACAATCCGCTCTGTCGGGGCAAGTGTCGGCGTAACCGTACCGTCTACATTCACTGACTCAATCGTAGCTCCCATCTCCGTCATTGCCGTACAGATAATGTTGACCGCAACCATCACCGCGCGCGGCTCAATACCGGTAACATCCAGCAGAATATTTCTCGTATCCTCCGTAACCCGGGTAAGCTCCCCGTTGATGATCGGCGGGAACGAACAGACTCGTCCCTTCGCATCATGAATCAGCGGGAACAGCGGCAAATCTTCAACGATCTTTGCATATGCCTTTCCCTTCGGATGCTCCGCAAGAATCTGATCCATCGTCATCGGAACATCATAATCCAGCGGGACAAACGTCGTTGACCGCTCGGCTGCCACATAAGAGAACGGTCCCTCAATCTTATCGAGATCATGTACCCCGATTGCAACCTTCTTGCGTCCGCGCCCGACCGCCCAGTGCAGCGACTCCTGAAGACCCATCAGGGACTCAATCATCGCATTGTCCATACGCACATTACGAATAACCGCAGACCCAAGATACGGACGAATATTGGTAAGTTTTGGATCAACGGTGAACGAGATCCCGGACGGTTTTACCGTATAGGTCGGAAGACCCGTCTCAATGCCGAGATATCCCCGCATCGCCCGCGCCGTTCCCTCCGCACTGTAGAGATCGGGACGGTTCGGGAAGAACTGCACATCCGTCTGATCCTCCTCCTCGCGTTCAACCTCGGACCCCATCATCGGCAGATTATCCCGGATCGTCGTGATGTCCGTCTTCGTCAGCCGTTCCAGATACGCATTATTGAGTTTTACCACCGGCATAATCACACCCTCCTGACCGGAGTTGCACGAATCCAGTCAATATCACTGCGGTACAGCTGGCGGAGATCTTTTAATCCCATCCGCAGCATCGAAACACGGGACACACCCAGTCCCCAGGCAAGAACCGGACAGTCAATGCCCCACGGAGCGGTAAC
The nucleotide sequence above comes from Methanocorpusculum vombati. Encoded proteins:
- the metG gene encoding methionine--tRNA ligase — protein: MTNKPTVVTCGLPYTNGLCHLGHLRTYIPGDFYVRYLRRLGDDIVFICGSDNHGTPIVVTAEAEHTTPRAVSEYYHAHFDEVFKEMGIRFDRFGMTDDPANHRRTASIIKTLIEKGYIYEKTIQQSYCPNCKRFLPDRYVEGTCPYCGKHARGDECDQGCGRHLEPGEILDPVCATCGTKAELREQKHYYFKLSEFRDYLLAYLPTLGGTINARNYAIGWVENELKDWCITRMMDWGVAFPGKDAEGLVTYVWVDAPIGYIAFTEEWAKAAGSSWQKYWCDGDRVHFIGSDIIYHHCVFWPAMLHGAGYQPPSAVVASGMVTIDGQKFSKSRGYVVWTKEDYLDKGLPADYLRYYLLAYTSHTRELDFSWKEFQARINNELVNTFGNFANRSMTLVWTKLGGVPEVAAEQEIFDEIAKTLHSVEASVRSFEFKAAVDGILLLAGYGNSYISNAAPWKLIKEDPAKAAQVLKNCLQIVKACALLLQPAMPESAQKLWGMLGYTDKIEDHSIQDALVPFENTTLGEVKPLFARIEDKQREELEATLAKRAIEAQNKAAGKTTMEAEIDPFLEDIVTIDDVTKLDLRVGLVVKAEKVPKTEKLLRLQVDVGKEVRQIISSIALDYTPEEMVGKKIVVIVNLKPAKFRGEESNGMLFAAGEPASLLIPLRDVAPGTRVH
- the pheT gene encoding phenylalanine--tRNA ligase subunit beta, which gives rise to MPVVKLNNAYLERLTKTDITTIRDNLPMMGSEVEREEEDQTDVQFFPNRPDLYSAEGTARAMRGYLGIETGLPTYTVKPSGISFTVDPKLTNIRPYLGSAVIRNVRMDNAMIESLMGLQESLHWAVGRGRKKVAIGVHDLDKIEGPFSYVAAERSTTFVPLDYDVPMTMDQILAEHPKGKAYAKIVEDLPLFPLIHDAKGRVCSFPPIINGELTRVTEDTRNILLDVTGIEPRAVMVAVNIICTAMTEMGATIESVNVDGTVTPTLAPTERIVSVAACNALVGIAITAEEMKALLERMRFGAEVLDADRVRVTIPCYRADIMHDHDIYEDVAIAYGYDKIPAGLPPTFTVGKPHPVQEVYHLVRGIMVGMSYIENTPFTLTSEKVSYAMMHRPENPAALHVLHPISEDQTIIRTDILPMLMESLSINRSRELPQRIFACGDVVENLVTYPKMAAASIHTAADFSEVYAVVDAFCRMAALSYEVRESEDPAFLDGRRGDVYVAGKKVGVFGEISPDVLTAFGLEHPVAAFEMDLSGLI